From one Leguminivora glycinivorella isolate SPB_JAAS2020 chromosome 5, LegGlyc_1.1, whole genome shotgun sequence genomic stretch:
- the LOC125226385 gene encoding uncharacterized protein LOC125226385: MPEVHRRPGERDISEGATRINTDPVGREQRCRVRHTNIRPQSTNTKDAGEHPRRRLRRVAVSLHLHLQHDDHLLLRSDPQPTGGPNCAISDQHTRYTVTFPW, from the exons ATGCCAGAGGTCCATCGACGTCCCGGGGAACGCGATATCAGCGAGGGGGCCACACGTATCAACACAGACCCGGTGGGCCGAGAGCAGCGATGTCGGGTCCGACATACCAATATCAGGCCCCAGTCTACCAATACCAAGGACGCAGGCGAGCACCCCCGCCGCCGCCTCCGCCGAGTCGCCGTCAGCCTCCACCTCCACCTCCAACACGACGACCACCTCCTCCTGCGCAGCGATCCTCAACCAACCGGCGGACCTAACTGCGCAATATCAG ATCAACACACCCGTTACACCGTCACCTTTCCCTGGTAG